Proteins encoded together in one Chitinophaga varians window:
- a CDS encoding YfbK domain-containing protein, which translates to MQKYFSLLLLSCLIVIQATAQLRVITGRVQEKGSHDAIRHAVVRVKGTDYMAASDKNGRFTLKAPSGALTLEAIATGYHNVEMQITAGRSSVVFNMSPLPVPLAIIEDQALQEVVVSAYMPSPVSTPPVTQMLTGKAAGVVANGSVKRRSHIISSPAPAGRFDTEDYSPVNENIFHAATEQPLSTFSIDVDRASYSNVRRYLNQGVLPPQDAVRVEEMINYFDYNYKAPAGKDPVSIYTDMAVCPWNTRHQLVRIALKGKEVDTRDLPPSNLVFLVDVSGSMEAENKLPLVKRAFAALVQQLRPQDRVAVVVYAGAAGVVLPSTSGSEKKKILETMESLQAGGSTAGGEGIKLAYKIATENRSAKSNNRVILATDGDFNVGASSDGELQRIIEKERQQGVFLSVLGFGMGNYKDNKLELLADKGNGNYAYIDNFEEARRTFVTEFGGTLFTIAKDVKLQVEFNPAFVRSYRLVGYENRMLENEDFNNDKKDAGDMGVGHTVTALYEIISATDKAGKDVSWVDPLKYQQTTVVGHLPEVLTVKLRYKLPDEDKSRLMQQVLPYNRQQITEASEDFRMATAAAAFGQLLRNSAFKGDITYKDVLQLASSAKGEDKEGYRAEFIQLVKKARLVNKDTDQE; encoded by the coding sequence ATGCAGAAATACTTCTCCCTACTATTGCTGAGCTGCCTGATAGTTATCCAGGCAACTGCGCAATTACGCGTTATTACAGGGCGTGTGCAGGAAAAAGGCTCTCATGACGCCATCCGCCATGCGGTGGTCCGTGTAAAAGGCACCGACTATATGGCCGCCAGTGACAAAAACGGCCGGTTCACCCTGAAAGCCCCATCCGGCGCACTAACCCTTGAAGCCATTGCCACCGGTTACCACAACGTGGAAATGCAGATTACCGCCGGCCGATCATCCGTTGTTTTTAACATGAGCCCCCTCCCCGTACCCCTGGCGATCATCGAAGACCAGGCACTTCAGGAAGTTGTCGTCAGTGCTTATATGCCGTCTCCGGTATCAACACCGCCGGTAACACAGATGCTAACCGGCAAAGCCGCCGGAGTGGTGGCCAACGGCAGTGTTAAACGCCGCAGCCATATCATCTCCTCTCCCGCGCCTGCGGGCCGTTTTGACACAGAAGACTACAGCCCTGTCAATGAAAACATTTTCCATGCTGCTACCGAGCAACCGCTCAGCACCTTCAGCATAGATGTGGACCGGGCCTCCTACAGCAACGTGCGCCGGTACCTGAACCAGGGCGTGCTGCCGCCACAGGACGCAGTACGCGTGGAGGAGATGATCAATTATTTTGATTACAACTATAAAGCACCTGCCGGTAAAGACCCGGTATCTATTTATACTGACATGGCGGTTTGTCCCTGGAATACCCGCCACCAGCTGGTACGCATTGCCCTTAAAGGCAAGGAGGTGGATACCCGTGACCTGCCGCCTTCCAACCTGGTGTTTTTGGTAGATGTTTCCGGTTCCATGGAAGCAGAAAACAAACTGCCACTGGTGAAACGCGCCTTCGCGGCACTGGTGCAGCAATTGCGCCCACAGGACCGCGTAGCCGTGGTGGTGTATGCCGGTGCTGCCGGTGTGGTATTACCATCTACCAGCGGTAGTGAGAAAAAGAAGATACTGGAGACCATGGAATCTTTGCAGGCAGGCGGTTCCACCGCGGGTGGCGAAGGCATTAAGCTGGCTTATAAGATCGCTACGGAAAACCGTAGCGCAAAAAGCAACAACCGCGTTATCCTGGCCACAGACGGTGACTTCAACGTAGGCGCTTCCAGCGACGGCGAGCTGCAGCGGATCATCGAAAAAGAAAGGCAGCAGGGCGTCTTTCTCTCTGTACTGGGCTTTGGCATGGGCAATTATAAAGACAACAAGCTGGAACTGCTGGCCGATAAAGGAAATGGCAACTATGCGTACATCGATAATTTTGAAGAGGCCCGCCGCACCTTTGTGACCGAATTTGGCGGCACGTTGTTCACCATTGCGAAAGATGTGAAACTCCAGGTGGAATTTAATCCCGCCTTCGTGCGGTCGTACCGGTTAGTAGGCTATGAAAACCGGATGCTGGAGAATGAAGATTTCAATAACGATAAAAAAGATGCCGGGGACATGGGCGTAGGTCATACCGTGACTGCCCTGTATGAGATTATTTCAGCCACAGACAAGGCGGGCAAAGATGTTAGCTGGGTAGACCCGCTGAAGTACCAGCAAACCACCGTGGTGGGCCATCTGCCGGAAGTGCTGACCGTTAAGCTGCGGTACAAACTGCCGGATGAAGACAAAAGCCGGCTGATGCAACAGGTATTGCCGTATAACAGGCAGCAGATCACAGAGGCGTCGGAAGACTTCCGCATGGCCACGGCAGCTGCGGCTTTCGGGCAACTGTTGCGTAATTCCGCTTTTAAAGGCGATATCACCTATAAGGATGTGCTGCAGCTGGCGTCTTCCGCCAAAGGCGAAGACAAGGAAGGATACCGGGCAGAATTCATCCAACTGGTGAAAAAGGCCCGGCTGGTCAATAAGGACACCGATCAGGAATAG
- a CDS encoding anhydro-N-acetylmuramic acid kinase: MVYNVIGTMSGSSLDGLDIVFAELTEIRGQWTYVIKASESLPYEPEWVEKLAAATTLPAKEYLLLHTAYGHYTGQRILSFIEKNELDHKVHFIASHGHTTFHLPGQKMTAQLGDGAAMAAVTKLPVITDLRSVDVALGGQGAPIVPIGEKYLLGGYQFWLNLGGIANISAELPQGFVAFDICPANRVLNELALQLNKPYDDGGKLAAGGVADAGLLAQLNALPYYQQPWPKSLANDFGTDTVLPMVNALRISVQGKLRTYTEHIAAQIAQAAGQLKTAMPEGPAKLLVTGGGAFNTFLIDTLRQQLAPLNIEVEVPDALTVSFKEALIMALIGALRWRQEVNVLSSVTGAEHDSINGALWISH; this comes from the coding sequence ATGGTATACAACGTAATAGGTACCATGTCCGGCAGCTCGTTGGACGGACTGGATATCGTTTTTGCTGAGCTGACGGAAATCAGGGGACAATGGACTTATGTCATCAAGGCTTCCGAAAGCCTGCCTTATGAACCGGAGTGGGTAGAGAAGCTGGCCGCCGCCACTACGCTGCCTGCAAAGGAATACCTACTGCTGCATACAGCATACGGTCATTACACCGGACAGCGTATCCTGTCTTTCATCGAAAAAAATGAACTGGACCATAAAGTACATTTCATCGCTTCCCACGGTCATACCACCTTTCACCTGCCCGGCCAGAAAATGACGGCCCAGCTGGGCGATGGCGCGGCCATGGCGGCAGTGACCAAACTGCCGGTGATCACCGACCTGCGCTCGGTAGACGTAGCGCTGGGCGGACAAGGCGCTCCCATTGTTCCTATAGGAGAGAAATATTTGCTGGGAGGTTACCAGTTCTGGCTCAATCTGGGCGGCATCGCCAATATCTCTGCCGAACTGCCGCAAGGCTTTGTGGCATTCGATATCTGCCCGGCCAACCGGGTGCTCAATGAGCTGGCCCTGCAACTCAACAAGCCCTATGATGATGGCGGCAAGCTGGCTGCCGGCGGTGTTGCCGATGCCGGACTGCTGGCGCAACTGAATGCGCTGCCTTACTACCAGCAGCCATGGCCCAAATCACTGGCCAATGATTTTGGCACAGATACCGTACTGCCTATGGTCAATGCGTTGCGTATATCCGTACAGGGTAAACTGCGCACATACACCGAACACATTGCCGCGCAGATCGCGCAGGCTGCCGGTCAGCTGAAAACAGCCATGCCGGAAGGTCCCGCTAAATTACTGGTAACAGGTGGCGGCGCCTTCAATACTTTCCTCATAGACACCCTCCGGCAGCAGCTGGCACCGCTGAACATCGAAGTGGAAGTGCCCGACGCGCTCACCGTAAGCTTTAAAGAAGCGCTGATAATGGCCCTGATAGGTGCTTTGAGATGGAGACAGGAAGTGAACGTACTTTCTTCTGTAACAGGTGCGGAACATGATTCTATCAATGGTGCGCTCTGGATCAGCCACTAA